The following proteins come from a genomic window of Acetivibrio cellulolyticus CD2:
- a CDS encoding WG repeat-containing protein — translation MKIITRFFITFIITALLLANAVYADDLQDSIYNNPQKLKEFYDLLDHAIMMKVDCPISLVNKDDRLIDDDNTLVKPYIKNGRLLVPARFITEASGASIMWNGKNSTVSIDINGKAYLIDLKKALLSMDGKNIKMDVVPEILNGRLFLPIRVIAEQVLDKEVYYNNRIVLISDKGKTINPKYADELTKHYAQFFEDRILLNMIAPNGYQGIINMEGKYVVEPKYNHIDEFFDGTASVLVLDNGTEKWGIIDSTGKEIIKPFSESPIFYSEGLADVKVNDKFGFIDLEGNFVIEPKYEFSYGFQNSLAVVESDGKYGYINKNGDFEIEPQFESADSFYGDYASVSKDVGGKELFGIIDRKGNFVVEPKFDHIEGYRQTEEGVFFSARQGDWENGLWGTININGDWVIEPKFDDMLGIDSYDDYLSVEVNGKYGIIDLEGNYLISPMSDEYIFLYSPDDMNVYCEDGKYGYVDGKGEVIISPQFEDADLFFNDLARIKVNGKYGFIDKTGKIKIEPIYEEAKYFLYGLARVRMDGLYNFINKKGKLMFFSKAS, via the coding sequence ATGAAAATAATTACGAGGTTTTTTATAACTTTTATTATTACTGCTTTGCTTCTAGCCAATGCAGTCTATGCTGATGATCTACAGGATTCTATATATAATAATCCGCAGAAATTGAAAGAGTTTTATGATTTACTTGATCATGCCATTATGATGAAGGTTGATTGCCCTATTTCATTAGTAAATAAGGATGACAGATTAATTGATGATGACAATACATTGGTTAAACCTTACATAAAGAATGGTAGACTATTGGTGCCAGCGAGATTTATTACTGAAGCCAGCGGTGCAAGTATTATGTGGAATGGGAAAAATTCTACCGTTTCCATAGATATTAATGGAAAAGCTTATCTTATTGATTTGAAAAAAGCACTTTTAAGCATGGATGGGAAAAATATAAAAATGGATGTTGTGCCAGAAATATTAAATGGAAGGCTTTTTTTGCCTATACGTGTAATTGCAGAACAGGTCCTGGATAAAGAGGTCTACTATAATAACCGAATAGTTCTTATCAGCGACAAAGGGAAAACTATTAATCCCAAATATGCAGATGAGTTAACAAAACATTATGCTCAGTTTTTTGAGGACCGTATTCTTCTCAATATGATTGCTCCTAATGGCTATCAGGGGATAATTAATATGGAAGGAAAATACGTAGTAGAACCTAAATATAATCATATTGATGAATTTTTTGATGGAACAGCAAGTGTTTTGGTATTGGATAATGGTACTGAAAAATGGGGCATAATTGATTCTACTGGTAAAGAAATTATAAAACCTTTTTCGGAGTCGCCAATTTTTTATTCTGAAGGTCTTGCAGATGTAAAAGTAAATGATAAATTCGGTTTTATTGACCTAGAGGGAAATTTTGTAATTGAGCCAAAATATGAATTTTCGTACGGCTTTCAAAATAGTCTAGCGGTTGTTGAATCAGATGGTAAATATGGGTATATAAACAAAAATGGTGATTTTGAAATAGAGCCCCAATTTGAATCTGCTGATTCTTTTTATGGAGATTATGCCAGTGTTTCAAAGGATGTTGGAGGCAAGGAGTTATTTGGAATAATTGATAGAAAAGGAAATTTTGTAGTAGAACCTAAGTTTGATCACATTGAAGGATATAGGCAGACAGAAGAAGGAGTTTTTTTTAGTGCACGTCAAGGTGACTGGGAGAATGGCCTTTGGGGGACGATAAATATTAATGGCGATTGGGTTATTGAACCTAAATTCGACGATATGTTAGGGATTGATTCTTATGACGATTATTTATCCGTTGAAGTAAATGGTAAATATGGAATTATAGATCTTGAAGGTAATTATCTTATTAGTCCGATGTCTGATGAGTATATTTTTTTGTATAGCCCCGATGACATGAATGTTTATTGCGAGGACGGTAAGTATGGTTATGTAGATGGAAAAGGTGAAGTAATTATTTCTCCACAATTTGAAGATGCTGATTTATTTTTTAACGATTTGGCCCGCATAAAAGTAAATGGCAAATACGGCTTTATTGACAAGACGGGAAAAATAAAGATTGAGCCAATATATGAAGAAGCCAAGTATTTTCTTTATGGATTGGCAAGAGTAAGAATGGATGGGCTCTATAACTTCATAAATAAAAAAGGTAAACTTATGTTTTTTAGCAAAGCTAGTTGA